Proteins from a single region of Chryseobacterium scophthalmum:
- a CDS encoding DUF4255 domain-containing protein — protein sequence MINEVLTILKNQLNSSEGLQDVLGDIAVVDDIAKHDDDTSGLDNKVVITLLNVEEESTLKNRSRYNKVQISENPTQFDMKMESPPAYLNLYVMIAAHRATYANALANISKVIEVFQTNNVLEYLDPEDERENDFKFRIELHTIPFEQLSYIWGLLGGKVMPSVLYKISVIKIVAKDVTSIELINDVNIESIKVN from the coding sequence ATGATAAACGAAGTATTGACCATTTTAAAAAATCAGCTGAACAGCTCAGAAGGTTTACAGGATGTTTTAGGTGATATTGCTGTTGTTGATGACATCGCAAAACATGATGACGACACCTCAGGTCTTGATAATAAAGTAGTAATTACCCTGCTGAATGTTGAAGAAGAATCTACATTGAAAAACAGATCAAGATACAATAAAGTGCAGATAAGCGAAAACCCGACTCAGTTTGATATGAAAATGGAGAGCCCACCTGCTTACTTAAACTTATATGTAATGATCGCTGCTCACAGAGCAACCTATGCGAACGCTTTAGCAAATATTTCAAAAGTGATTGAGGTGTTTCAGACCAACAATGTATTGGAATATCTTGATCCGGAAGACGAGAGAGAGAATGATTTCAAATTCAGGATCGAGTTACACACTATTCCGTTTGAACAGCTGAGTTACATTTGGGGATTATTGGGCGGAAAGGTAATGCCTTCTGTCTTATATAAAATCAGTGTAATAAAAATTGTGGCTAAAGATGTTACCTCTATTGAATTAATTAATGACGTTAATATTGAGAGTATTAAAGTTAATTAA
- a CDS encoding phage tail sheath family protein, giving the protein MPNPTTPGVSVEEITKLPYSIALIDTAIPTFIGYTNQIPEGYDINDNTNAININNNTNKNLKISSLLEFEDKFGKAKLESIQLKDTKDKGLTVVAPEVQFLMYYSLQMYFANGGGPCYIVSVGTYASASTGVQLSSLQNGLDKVDTLKAIEDPILLVFPDAVSLTEPSFYELYNYTIGKLETKKRFAILDTYEGNSATIGNFRAGVGSTNHAAAYFPHLKTILNYSFDEDKTITHTGLQETNQENDDFYAGEIAALEVLRDLATAEISTTSVNGFVLADLLEQAIAIAEEIYETADSKDALREPLNEAKAVVDAIYDGTIDDFRIPQDLQVNTPIFRGEFDDLIDAIRLSKDKVGNANGLTLKNLQSSDSLLYNQIKEAIKSLQVVLPPSSAIAGVYGRVDSVRGVWKAPANVSLSYVTEPTEKVSEKEQSDLNIHDFGKSINAIRFFTGKGNLIWGARTLDGKDKKGDGKDNEWKYVHVRRYYNMLEQSISDSLERFIHEPHTPHTWLRAKTMLENFLNQQWMEGALAGSTPKEAYEVKVYGSKDPVTENIINPMNVEIKIALVRPAEFIILNFSHKLQQS; this is encoded by the coding sequence ATGCCAAATCCAACAACACCAGGTGTTTCAGTTGAAGAAATTACAAAACTTCCTTATTCAATTGCATTAATAGACACAGCGATACCTACATTTATTGGGTATACTAATCAAATCCCAGAAGGTTATGATATTAATGATAATACTAATGCTATTAATATTAATAATAATACTAATAAAAATCTTAAGATCAGTTCTCTTTTGGAATTTGAAGATAAGTTTGGAAAAGCAAAGCTGGAAAGCATTCAACTAAAAGACACCAAAGATAAAGGACTAACTGTTGTAGCACCGGAAGTACAGTTTTTAATGTATTATTCACTACAGATGTATTTTGCGAATGGTGGCGGTCCGTGTTACATTGTTTCTGTAGGAACTTATGCTTCGGCTTCAACGGGAGTACAATTATCTTCCCTGCAAAATGGATTGGATAAAGTTGACACCTTAAAAGCTATTGAAGATCCTATTCTTCTTGTCTTTCCAGATGCTGTCTCATTAACAGAACCAAGTTTTTACGAGCTTTACAATTATACAATAGGAAAATTAGAAACAAAAAAAAGGTTTGCCATTTTAGATACTTACGAAGGAAATTCTGCAACAATTGGCAACTTTAGAGCTGGAGTAGGTTCAACTAACCATGCGGCAGCTTATTTTCCTCATCTTAAAACCATTTTGAATTATAGTTTTGATGAAGATAAGACAATAACGCATACCGGTTTACAAGAAACAAATCAAGAAAACGATGATTTTTATGCGGGTGAAATTGCTGCTTTAGAAGTATTGAGAGATTTAGCAACCGCTGAAATTTCAACCACATCTGTAAATGGTTTTGTACTGGCAGATTTATTAGAGCAAGCTATTGCGATTGCAGAAGAAATTTATGAAACTGCTGATTCTAAAGATGCTTTAAGAGAACCGCTTAATGAGGCTAAAGCTGTGGTAGATGCGATATATGACGGAACAATAGACGATTTTAGGATACCTCAGGATTTACAGGTGAATACCCCTATTTTTAGAGGAGAATTTGATGATTTAATCGATGCAATTCGTCTTTCAAAAGATAAGGTAGGGAATGCAAATGGTTTAACATTGAAAAACCTACAGTCATCTGATTCTTTATTATACAATCAAATAAAAGAAGCCATAAAATCTTTACAAGTTGTTTTACCACCATCATCAGCAATTGCAGGAGTTTATGGTAGAGTAGATAGTGTAAGAGGCGTGTGGAAGGCTCCGGCAAACGTAAGTCTTAGTTACGTCACAGAGCCAACAGAAAAAGTTTCTGAGAAGGAACAGTCAGATTTAAACATTCATGATTTCGGGAAATCGATCAATGCGATTAGATTTTTTACAGGAAAAGGCAACTTAATCTGGGGAGCCAGAACCCTTGATGGAAAAGATAAAAAAGGTGACGGAAAAGACAATGAATGGAAATATGTGCATGTACGTCGCTATTATAATATGCTTGAACAATCGATCAGTGATTCGCTCGAAAGATTTATTCACGAGCCTCATACTCCGCACACATGGTTGCGAGCAAAAACAATGTTAGAAAATTTTCTAAACCAGCAATGGATGGAAGGTGCATTGGCAGGAAGTACCCCGAAAGAAGCTTACGAAGTAAAAGTGTACGGAAGCAAAGATCCTGTTACTGAAAATATCATCAATCCGATGAATGTAGAAATCAAAATAGCATTAGTACGCCCTGCAGAATTTATCATTTTAAATTTCTCACACAAACTGCAACAATCCTAA
- a CDS encoding phage tail sheath family protein, with protein sequence MNYKTPGVYVEELAKFPPSVAQVETAIPAFIGYTADGPKNKPTRISSMLEYETLFGKANPETFAVAFKGGVATATQTKVSDFKMYYAMQMYFANGGGACYIVSVGNYTDLVLVESSTTDKTLLKGLELLKKEDEPTLIVFPDLQGLVPTAADIAAAQAAADVADSNKLAATAAKDAAKAVVDVVAGANLEAAVAAAVAKANTYAVTDTNNTVQVAAAQAAQAVVDAAQVAAAINNATIPTVKAAAQVVADAFNTDFTTATTVATAVGVAKSLAVSRAGDTTGISLVYSLYNKALDQAELMKDRFVIMDVLGDEAVFRNKVISKGLKYGAAYHPKLKTVLTYDFEDANVSVTGASGVKNLAELKTSSSELYNQAKKAIESNRVVLTPSSAMAGVYAKVDSTSGVWKSPANLGLNFVEAPLVKISDREQDALNVDAVSGKSINAIRTFTGKGSLVWGARTLDGNSNEWRYISVRRFFNMVEESVKKATERFVFEPNTANTWIRVQTMIENFLNQQWQDGALAGSKPEDAYYVSVGLNKTMSAQDILEGRMIVEIGMAAVRPAEFIVLRFSHKLQES encoded by the coding sequence ATGAATTACAAAACCCCTGGAGTCTATGTGGAGGAATTGGCAAAGTTTCCGCCTTCCGTAGCGCAAGTTGAAACAGCTATTCCCGCTTTTATTGGGTACACTGCTGATGGACCAAAAAACAAACCAACAAGAATCTCTTCAATGTTGGAGTACGAAACTCTTTTTGGAAAAGCAAACCCTGAAACCTTTGCTGTAGCTTTCAAAGGTGGCGTTGCAACAGCAACACAAACGAAAGTAAGCGATTTTAAAATGTACTATGCCATGCAAATGTATTTTGCAAACGGTGGTGGTGCTTGTTATATCGTTTCTGTAGGAAATTACACAGATCTTGTGCTTGTAGAATCTTCTACAACAGATAAAACTTTATTAAAAGGTCTTGAATTGTTAAAAAAGGAAGACGAACCTACATTAATCGTCTTCCCGGATCTTCAAGGTTTAGTTCCTACTGCTGCTGATATTGCTGCTGCTCAAGCTGCTGCTGATGTTGCTGACAGTAATAAGCTTGCTGCTACAGCAGCTAAAGATGCCGCTAAAGCTGTTGTAGATGTTGTTGCTGGTGCTAATTTAGAGGCTGCTGTTGCCGCTGCTGTTGCTAAAGCTAACACTTATGCTGTTACTGATACTAACAACACAGTTCAAGTCGCTGCTGCTCAGGCTGCTCAAGCTGTCGTAGACGCTGCTCAGGTTGCTGCTGCTATTAATAATGCTACTATCCCTACTGTTAAAGCTGCTGCTCAGGTTGTTGCCGATGCTTTTAACACAGATTTTACGACCGCTACGACTGTCGCTACTGCTGTTGGTGTTGCTAAATCTTTAGCTGTTTCAAGAGCTGGAGATACTACTGGTATTAGTTTAGTCTATTCTCTTTACAACAAAGCTTTAGATCAGGCAGAACTAATGAAAGACAGATTTGTTATTATGGATGTTCTTGGAGATGAGGCTGTTTTTAGAAATAAAGTAATTTCAAAAGGTCTAAAATATGGAGCAGCTTATCACCCGAAATTAAAAACAGTTTTGACTTATGATTTTGAAGACGCTAATGTTTCTGTTACCGGTGCTTCTGGTGTGAAAAATTTAGCAGAATTGAAAACTTCAAGCTCAGAATTGTATAACCAAGCTAAAAAAGCAATTGAATCTAATAGAGTTGTATTGACACCATCATCAGCAATGGCAGGAGTATATGCTAAAGTAGATTCTACTTCCGGAGTATGGAAATCACCGGCAAATCTAGGACTGAACTTCGTAGAAGCACCGTTAGTTAAAATTTCTGACAGGGAGCAAGACGCTCTTAACGTAGATGCCGTATCCGGAAAATCAATTAACGCAATCAGAACTTTTACCGGAAAAGGATCATTAGTTTGGGGCGCAAGAACTTTAGACGGAAACAGCAATGAATGGAGATACATCTCTGTACGTCGTTTCTTCAACATGGTAGAAGAGTCTGTAAAAAAAGCTACAGAACGTTTCGTTTTCGAACCAAATACTGCCAATACATGGATTCGTGTACAAACAATGATCGAAAATTTCCTTAATCAACAATGGCAAGACGGAGCATTGGCTGGAAGTAAACCTGAAGATGCTTATTACGTAAGTGTTGGTTTAAATAAAACAATGTCTGCTCAGGATATCTTGGAAGGAAGAATGATCGTAGAGATCGGTATGGCAGCAGTGCGTCCTGCTGAATTTATTGTGTTGCGTTTCTCACACAAGCTACAAGAATCATAA
- a CDS encoding glycoside hydrolase family 25 protein: protein MNLISKIVIGAVTINALGLAVISYKITDKDLKYKVRQMIPESSKSTLTTDKNVSSKTINDNPIENNNNLKTSLQGIDVSHWNGNIVEDLPKKDNLKFVICKSTQGEKDIDPEFEKNWKYLDENNIMKGTYHFYVYSQDPIKQAEHFCKTVDKVAKIKDTDFPLIIDVEEMSLPRKSIDLHRLKNDLMAFLNFVENKTNRTPIIYSDFSFLNKYLNHSDFSKYPLWLAEYSHSLQPKIPTIWEKKGCLIWQKTDSYHVNSTDTDFDIYYKE from the coding sequence ATGAATTTAATATCAAAAATAGTTATTGGCGCAGTAACAATTAACGCACTAGGATTAGCTGTAATATCCTATAAAATAACAGACAAAGACTTAAAATACAAAGTCAGACAAATGATACCTGAGTCTTCAAAAAGTACTTTGACAACAGACAAAAATGTTTCTTCGAAAACAATAAATGATAATCCAATAGAAAATAATAATAATCTTAAAACCTCTTTACAAGGAATTGACGTTTCACATTGGAATGGCAATATTGTGGAAGATTTGCCCAAAAAAGACAATCTGAAATTTGTAATCTGCAAATCTACACAAGGAGAAAAGGATATAGATCCCGAGTTTGAAAAAAATTGGAAATACTTAGATGAAAACAATATCATGAAAGGGACTTACCATTTTTATGTATATTCTCAAGACCCTATAAAACAGGCTGAACATTTCTGTAAAACTGTAGATAAAGTAGCTAAGATTAAAGATACTGATTTCCCCTTAATTATTGATGTTGAAGAAATGAGCCTTCCTAGAAAATCAATTGATCTCCATAGGTTAAAAAATGATTTGATGGCATTTTTAAACTTTGTTGAAAACAAAACAAACCGAACGCCAATTATCTATTCCGATTTTTCTTTTCTGAATAAATATTTAAACCATTCCGATTTTTCAAAATATCCTTTGTGGCTAGCTGAATATTCTCATTCTTTACAACCTAAAATACCTACAATCTGGGAAAAAAAAGGTTGCCTGATTTGGCAAAAAACAGACAGCTATCATGTAAATTCAACGGATACCGATTTTGATATTTACTATAAGGAATAA
- a CDS encoding DUF2589 domain-containing protein encodes MNDQLLSVAQQFSGLPIDSLIGGPLLAAAKANANMAYTQTQFLLDTCFNQDATSKNYTPIIINMELQNNVITPGDPTATPPTETTVTPFTTIFNLPILTIIPLNSLAVDNVDIDFEMEVKSSFSQDTQQDTSKETKGEGGFEAKAGWGPFSVTIHGSVSYDSKESSSDSTHYEKSNSAKYSVKVHAGQLPLPKGVLTIIDAYSKNITPIQVPAKDK; translated from the coding sequence ATGAACGATCAATTATTATCTGTGGCTCAACAATTTTCTGGGCTACCAATCGACTCTCTAATTGGAGGACCATTATTGGCAGCAGCCAAAGCTAATGCAAATATGGCATATACGCAGACACAGTTTCTTTTGGATACATGTTTTAATCAGGATGCAACCTCCAAGAATTATACACCAATTATCATCAATATGGAATTACAGAATAATGTAATTACACCAGGTGATCCAACGGCTACTCCTCCTACAGAAACTACGGTTACACCATTTACAACAATCTTTAATCTACCTATTTTAACCATAATTCCTTTGAATTCTCTTGCGGTAGATAATGTAGATATTGATTTTGAAATGGAAGTAAAATCAAGCTTCTCTCAAGATACGCAACAAGACACAAGTAAAGAAACAAAAGGAGAGGGCGGTTTTGAAGCAAAAGCAGGATGGGGACCTTTCTCAGTCACCATTCATGGAAGTGTAAGTTACGATTCTAAAGAATCTTCTTCTGATAGTACTCATTACGAGAAAAGTAATAGTGCAAAATATAGCGTGAAGGTTCATGCAGGTCAGTTGCCTCTGCCAAAAGGAGTGTTAACAATTATTGATGCGTACAGCAAAAATATTACACCAATTCAGGTTCCTGCCAAAGATAAGTAA
- a CDS encoding LytR/AlgR family response regulator transcription factor, with protein sequence MSKVNILIFEDLQEDAIQLSEVLLTNHYNVIGIAATFEQALNYMHNEPVDILIIDIFIDNHPEGINLAQMINANPKTTKPFVFLTNSSDRRVFEKAKLTKPFSYLLKPFNELEILYAIEVAIEKFYEQTDTITISSNPVVANDYIFIKKGKSLKKVSIKDIIYIEVEERYCNVITESEKYLIQISLAKFLPFLESNQFIRTHRNYMVNPTKIIEVTLSENTILLQGNHIITLSNKYKDFLSNYKIF encoded by the coding sequence ATGAGCAAAGTCAATATTCTTATTTTTGAAGATCTTCAGGAAGATGCCATACAGCTTTCGGAAGTACTATTGACTAATCATTATAATGTCATCGGTATCGCTGCAACATTCGAACAGGCACTGAATTACATGCACAATGAGCCTGTAGATATATTGATTATCGACATTTTTATAGATAATCATCCTGAAGGTATTAATCTTGCACAAATGATCAATGCCAATCCGAAAACCACCAAACCATTTGTTTTTCTTACTAATTCTTCCGATAGGCGGGTATTTGAAAAAGCAAAACTTACCAAACCATTTAGCTACCTTTTAAAACCTTTTAATGAACTGGAAATATTATATGCGATAGAAGTTGCTATAGAAAAATTTTATGAACAGACGGATACTATTACCATCAGTTCTAATCCGGTTGTTGCTAATGATTATATATTTATCAAAAAGGGTAAGAGCCTAAAGAAAGTATCTATAAAAGACATCATATATATTGAAGTAGAGGAACGTTATTGCAATGTGATTACGGAGTCTGAAAAATATTTGATACAGATATCATTGGCTAAATTTTTGCCATTTTTAGAATCTAATCAATTCATCCGAACCCACAGAAATTATATGGTTAATCCCACCAAAATCATTGAAGTTACATTGTCAGAAAATACCATTTTACTTCAGGGAAATCATATAATCACTCTTAGTAACAAATACAAAGATTTCTTATCCAATTATAAGATATTCTAA
- a CDS encoding contractile injection system tape measure protein, which produces MKQDHIIQKVFVEISVNNKDKAFSIKEDISSFLSIDVFPEIEKYINALEYKLDDHTLQIPHLELNLDVKSSSLNAELKDKIAQLFKDELSEITKPIDKSDQETESDSKAYLVDNQEKAIQTFIYFLEKGNMPWWNSSTNGIAFLEPAVFNTLIVNSNFQKKIISVFSKPNVQERIINQLSDEQIAQLCLSILKNRELKINLNVDIIQYISKLNHAERQIVWRLVLNVLSQHLSSSNVNIREYLLQQIIKIESASTVFSKTKNKHENLKTVVKIFPFIKEDEIFESIESIKNNPKEKSEKSENAKTLKETIHQKNETFHKNLSQDDNNELSQDDGQYVQNAGLILIHPFIKTFFEHCDLIDLKTQQLINPELCAHLLHYIATGKTNDPEYDMVFEKFLCNIPMHQTINRHIKLSRKHKTQAKNVIESVQHNWSSMKKSSVALLQNEFFQRPGKLVVTDHDYTLTVEQKTQDILLKNLGWGLGLVKLPWKKKFMFVNW; this is translated from the coding sequence GTGAAGCAAGATCATATCATACAGAAAGTTTTTGTTGAAATTAGCGTCAACAACAAAGACAAAGCGTTTAGTATAAAAGAAGATATCAGTAGCTTTTTGTCTATTGATGTTTTTCCGGAAATAGAAAAATACATCAATGCTTTAGAGTACAAATTAGATGATCATACTCTTCAAATTCCGCATTTAGAACTGAATCTGGATGTAAAAAGCAGCTCGCTAAATGCTGAATTAAAAGATAAAATTGCGCAACTCTTTAAAGATGAACTGTCTGAAATTACAAAGCCAATTGACAAGTCAGATCAAGAAACAGAAAGCGATTCTAAAGCATATTTAGTTGACAATCAGGAAAAAGCAATTCAAACTTTTATCTATTTTTTAGAAAAAGGAAATATGCCTTGGTGGAATTCAAGTACAAATGGGATTGCTTTTTTGGAACCAGCGGTATTTAACACATTGATTGTGAACAGCAATTTTCAAAAAAAAATTATTTCTGTTTTCTCAAAGCCAAATGTTCAGGAACGGATTATCAATCAACTTTCAGATGAACAAATTGCGCAATTATGTTTGTCTATTTTAAAAAATAGGGAGTTAAAAATCAATTTAAATGTTGATATCATACAATATATTTCAAAACTGAATCATGCAGAAAGACAAATCGTTTGGCGTTTGGTTTTGAATGTGTTGTCGCAGCATTTAAGCTCATCAAATGTTAATATTCGGGAATATCTTCTGCAACAAATAATAAAAATTGAATCAGCTTCGACCGTTTTTTCAAAGACAAAAAACAAGCATGAGAATCTGAAAACCGTAGTTAAGATATTCCCTTTTATTAAAGAAGATGAAATATTTGAAAGTATAGAAAGCATCAAAAATAATCCAAAAGAAAAGTCTGAAAAGTCTGAAAATGCAAAAACTCTGAAGGAAACAATTCATCAAAAGAATGAAACATTTCACAAAAATTTAAGTCAAGACGACAATAATGAATTAAGCCAAGATGATGGGCAATATGTTCAAAATGCAGGACTTATTTTGATCCATCCATTTATCAAAACTTTTTTTGAACATTGTGATCTTATCGATCTAAAAACCCAGCAACTTATCAATCCTGAGTTGTGCGCGCATTTGTTACATTATATCGCGACCGGAAAAACAAACGACCCAGAATATGACATGGTTTTTGAAAAATTCTTATGCAATATTCCGATGCATCAAACCATTAACAGACATATTAAACTTTCTCGTAAGCATAAAACACAAGCCAAAAATGTCATAGAAAGCGTTCAGCATAACTGGAGTTCAATGAAAAAATCCTCTGTAGCATTATTACAAAACGAGTTTTTCCAGCGTCCGGGTAAATTAGTGGTCACCGATCATGATTATACTCTTACTGTAGAACAAAAAACACAAGATATTTTACTTAAAAATCTCGGTTGGGGACTTGGTCTCGTCAAACTCCCGTGGAAAAAGAAATTTATGTTTGTGAATTGGTAA
- a CDS encoding DUF2589 domain-containing protein, with translation MVNFKNLIEALNDSITIANESLLSNHNEFIDTYFEKAENGGLFAKTVTLNFPVKMGDNTIKDVPVNAPVITLIPVYSPKVEEVKLTASLEIALDNDELMVSFSNDEKSSSLFGNKSKTSTAKLEIVLKPSETTEGMKDIIEGYEKVLRAQIPG, from the coding sequence ATGGTAAATTTTAAGAATTTAATAGAAGCGCTTAACGATTCCATCACCATAGCTAATGAATCTTTATTGAGTAACCATAATGAGTTTATTGACACTTATTTTGAAAAAGCTGAAAATGGCGGTTTGTTTGCAAAAACTGTAACACTTAATTTTCCTGTTAAAATGGGAGATAATACAATAAAAGATGTTCCTGTAAATGCTCCGGTCATAACACTTATACCCGTTTATTCTCCAAAAGTGGAGGAGGTTAAATTGACGGCAAGCCTTGAAATAGCTTTAGATAATGATGAGTTAATGGTAAGCTTTTCAAATGATGAAAAATCGAGCAGCCTCTTTGGTAATAAAAGCAAAACCTCAACTGCTAAACTAGAAATTGTTCTTAAACCTAGTGAAACTACAGAAGGAATGAAAGATATTATTGAAGGTTATGAGAAAGTACTGAGAGCACAAATTCCAGGTTAA
- a CDS encoding DUF2589 domain-containing protein, which produces MSDQEQYNHKAALIEDLLAAPFIAAANANSKMAQEQVKFLMETCFDAKEDSFSPKMVSLTIRKNNQSETEPNELLTFELPLITIIPFNSLCVKDINVKFDMEILSLAPKHVADNDETGKKNMEMRGSVAASKSDDSPTQKRHQSKMHVEITGGTIPLPVGLTTILKFYSNNIQLKS; this is translated from the coding sequence ATGAGTGATCAGGAACAATACAATCATAAAGCAGCTTTAATAGAAGATCTCTTGGCAGCACCTTTCATTGCAGCTGCAAATGCTAATTCTAAAATGGCACAGGAACAGGTTAAATTTTTAATGGAAACTTGTTTTGACGCAAAAGAGGATTCATTTTCTCCAAAAATGGTCAGCCTGACTATCAGGAAAAATAATCAGTCTGAGACTGAACCCAACGAATTGCTGACTTTTGAGTTACCATTGATAACGATTATACCTTTTAACTCACTCTGTGTAAAAGATATTAATGTAAAGTTTGATATGGAGATCCTATCTCTTGCCCCAAAACATGTGGCAGACAATGATGAAACCGGCAAAAAAAATATGGAGATGAGGGGAAGTGTGGCGGCTTCGAAAAGCGATGACAGCCCTACCCAGAAAAGACATCAGTCTAAAATGCATGTAGAAATAACAGGCGGAACTATACCGCTTCCTGTAGGATTAACAACAATACTGAAATTTTATTCTAATAACATTCAATTAAAATCTTAA